The Musa acuminata AAA Group cultivar baxijiao chromosome BXJ2-5, Cavendish_Baxijiao_AAA, whole genome shotgun sequence genomic interval ATTCAACTGGAAATGTCAACTTAACTGCATGCATCTCCACAATGCGCATTTAGGTCCATTATCCAATTAAACAACCAAGAACCAAGAATGCCTTTAAATGAAGAGCTCCAAATAGATGGGATGAGTACAAGTACATCTAATTGGACATGAAAAAATATACCATCAGAATACTAATATTCAATTAGTGGATTTGTGATTCATTATAGTCAGAAAATATGAGGACCACAAAATCATTTCGTCCGAGGACTTATGTTGGGTCAAACAACAGAAAACAACAAACACTTTGACATTATGTGAAATTACATAGCATCCACAAGAAGCTCATCTTTTTCTTATGCAGGTAAAAAGGTAATATTTCTCAACTTTCAGGAGGCTACCCTAAAATTTCTCGAGACACAAGTAGGTTCAAGCAGCAGAGTACCTTCTTTATTTTGAACTAAGCTCTATACTCATGGATACGCATCCATTTTGTAGACGACCACTTATTTCCGTTGATAACAGGACATCCAGCTGCAATAAGTTTAACAACACAATTACCATCTCAGTAACAAAGCTGGTAAGTTCAACTTGGCTGCAGACAGCTAGAACAGTCTGTAAGAAGATTGTGGATGAATCTCTGAAGTGAAACAGTTCCAAAATCTAAACATGATTTAGCTGGTCAAACACTTAACAACTCACCGTGCAAACTAGATGGATCCAATGTGGCATCTGGCCTCATGCTCCAAAAGAGTAATGCATCTCCCATCTTAGGTTTCACAGAAATACCCTTCTTTGCACAGTCTGATAGCTCATTATACCCTGGCAAAGAGCTACTATTTACTTTGGCAGAAGGAAATACAGTTTCACCACCTTCCTCAACATCAGAACTGAGGAACAGAAATGGttacaaaaaaagagaaaagatgtTAGAACTTTTTTTTACAAACTGTATCATTTACTGACAATGTTATTGGCCTCTGAGTATAATATAGGGTGTGATTCTTACAGATACATAAGTAGGGTAGCAATTCGCTGACCCCCATTCTTGGTGTTGAATTCGTCGAGGAAGTAGTCAAAGTGCGGTTCATATTTCTGACCAACTTCATAATGGAGAACCTGAAGTCCCTCACCATTTTCTATAAGAACATAAAGCCAAATTCTAGGTgaaagataagaaaaaaagtAAAAACTAACACCTAAGGCAAATGCTACTTCAAAAGAAACTAATACTACGATAGAGATGTATAATTTATATTGGTTAGAAAATTAGTGGCATGATGATGAACTGTCTATTTACTAAGGTGCTGGAACATACTACTTCTATCACTGTAAAAGTCAGCCAATTGTATACTTTTTGAATTTGGCATTGTTTTTCACTGAATAAATGTTAGAATATTCCAAGAGTGAATCAAACAAATGCCCTAcaataaaatattatcaaaatagATTGATGATGTTTAAAATCCAGTACTACACAATTGCAGATTGCAGTCGTGGCATCTCACTATAAAATGAGAAGTACAAGCATTGCGACTACATATCATATCTAGTCAGCACACACAAATTACATATAAATTGAAAGCAACAGTCAAAATAACATTTCTTACAGAGAAAAATTCATGCTTACTACAAAAGATAGACCATGAGAAATCAAATATGTCTGTTAAGATGACATGAACCAGACGATTTCTCACTTTAAAAAGGAACAAATGTATATTAGAAGTACCACGATGTTTCATACTAAGCAACTCAATTCACAGATAATCTAACCCAAGACTTGCAAATTACAATGCTCCTCAGGCCCTACAATGGCAGGAGTCAATGTGCATTGGGCTTCCCTTTCGTTCATAGGatcattttgattaaagatgatcACAAAAACCATGGAATGGCATATCAAGTAAAAGACTTGCTTTTATAGTACCCACAGACGAAGTTTTTCAGTTTGTATAATATACTGAATACACACCTACAGGTATGAAGGTATAATCGGCTATCCTTTTCTCAATCGTTCGGATAATTTTGTCTTGTCCTCTTCTAAGAAACATGCCTGAACTTGTCCGTACCCTGAAAAGAAATTAGTATGATTGAAGATGTATAACAAGGAGACAATGTCTGATAAAATTCGAGCCTGCGAAATGCAAACCTGCTGTCTTTACTCTGACCAGTAGCAGTATCGACAACTGTTGACTTCTCCATGTGAGGCTTTGCCAATTCAATCAGGTATTCACATTCTTTCTTGGACTAATAAAAATGAACACAATACCAGAGCCCATCACTTCCAACAGAATATCATTGGCGAACCTTGCTAAAGGTATTACTTGCATAATCAGACAGCTTTTAAAAGATAATTTGAGGTCACCAAAGCAAGAATAACAAGATAAAAAAGAACTTTTAGACCTAGAATCACACGCTTATATCTGGTTTTCCCAGGTCACCATATGAGAAGGATCAAGAGTGAGGGTAAAGAAACAATGTGTAAAACATCTAGGAGTCCGCCGTATTGGAaagttttatataaatcaagcaAACTTACACAAAGctgtaaaaaagataaaaaagaatgaGGGTATGTCAAATATGGAAGATTTGATGCTATGACCGATGCAAAGGTATGCAACATGGACAGCATTCAACAAACTCCCACCCAGGACCAGTATATGTATCTACATGTAgaataaaatcttttttttttcaacaaggAACCAACCAACTGTTCATGGTATGGTAAAATCATGTCTAGACCTTAGGACAACAACATATAGAAAACTTGATGGTGTCGAAGGCAGAAAATGTGATATGTGAAAAATCAAAGAATGATAACAACTGCAAGAACAGATGTAGCAGGTCAGTCTGAAGTGTATCATCACAAGAGAAAGTTGGAAAACACCTTTCAAGACTAATTTAGCAGGTAATCTTAACAGAGATGTGAGCGAGTTCCTCGGTGGCAAATGACCTTCTACCGGTGGATTCCTTGTAGAGGGGTTGACAAATATGGTTTTGGTATCCTTTGACTGAGAAGTAATCTTAAGGTCAATGCACAACCAGTTGACCATGATATCGAAGGACTTTGCGAGCATTCCCACTGATCATGATGTGCAAGATTGAGATATATTAGAAAGAAGCCGTCGGTAACCTAGTTCGCTCGGCAATCTTGCATCAGGCCAGAGAATTTGACAGGACATAAATATGTGATCATAATTCATTAATGTAAAGCCTAGATCAGGAGAGTCGCCACAAAGAGAGAGGTGATAAATAGTGGAATTTTCACATTTATCGGATCTATAAATGAAGCTAGTTTTTAGAATTACTGCCATTTTAATTTCTCCCCAAAAATTAAAACAGAGCGCATTGCTTTTTAGGTTTGGAATGACAACTAAAATTGGTACCTTTCAACAGTTTTCTAACACGCATTTCAGGAAATCTAGGAGCAGAGACGGGAATCAACATGAACGGAGAAAAGCAGCGGATGAAATATACCAACCAGAAAGTTGTGATATATAAACGCCCTGGGCTCCCACGAGAGCACCTCCGTCCACTGATCCCCCCTCTCCCCCATCCCATCCCTCCTACAAAACCCGAAAACGCAATCAATGCTGACGGAAAGAGACCGCAGATCCAGGGCGAAGCGTCAACAGATCAGGTCGGGAGTGAAAAAGAACGCACATCTCGCGGATAGATCGATGGGGGCGGTGGTCTAGCTTGGGTGGGCCGTCGGAGTTCACGGGAAGCGAGAAGATCCCGAGGGCGAGGAGCATCAGGAGGACCACCGACGCGGTCAGGAGAGCTGCCAGGATCAGCGTGAACGGGGAGGATCTGCGGCCGGGAAGCTTCCGGGGGTGCCGCGCGCCCCTCGCCATGGTCGCCGCCAGCACAGCAGCCACCTTTGGGAGATCTAGACCGGAAGAGAAGAAGGCGAGGAAGACTGAAGCCGTCTGCGGTTCGCTTCTTTGTTCTTAAACTAAACTACCGTCTTTAGAACTTTCTTCAAACTcttcttatattattttttaaaaaaatacttaaaatatttttaataacttGATCAAAGGTAAATTTTcggaaaagatccttagtctcagTTTTGGGAAATTGATGTGGAGCTCCCCCTTCTTAAAAACATTTCTACAAGagtctcaaaattttaaaatagcaaAAATAACCTCCAATAACTTTTTATTTTTCTCCCCTTAAGAtttatctttctctctctaactAACTTTTTCGATAAATCAACCGATACAATTAAAAACATTTATTAGATGATATCATAATTCTATTAAGCCCTTAAAACTCCATCCCATACATATCCCAAAATCCCTTCCCATGATTTATAGCCTTAGAGAACAAAACCTGTTCATACATCTTATCCGACTACAGACGACAAATATTATGGTGGCCAGAGTCAGATGGGAAACTGTTCATACATCTTATCCTGCTCCTACTTGCTTGCACTTTCTGTAACAGATATGCCTTGCAGGAACTGAGACCATAATTCTGCAACTGTAAAATTAGAGTTTATCACGATTTCATTTTGTCCGAAAAATAGGCAGAATTGTGGAACTGATAACCGAAATGCATTGTAACTTTCTTGCAGCTTACAATAACAAcatagtaaaaaaataataatgtggaATATGAGGAAACCTAAGACTGCAAATACACCCAAGAAAGGCATGACCGTGTAAGAAATCTCAGATGACTTCCAACTTTAAATTTGTACAATACTGCTGGTTTCATAATTTGATAGTCTAAAAAGTTCCGTAGATCCAAGTCTTCCAAGCCGATTGGTTCTCTCGCAAATCAACCAAGCTACTGCAGAAGCGAACAATGATGCAGCCCCACGTAGCCATTTAGCAACCAACAAAACTGCAACAGGATCAACCTAGCAAGCAGTAGCTGAGAAACATTTGAATGCAAGAGCTTCAATAGCTAAAGAGATTCCATTATCGCGGAGCAGCTGGCTTCATGTCTGTACCGGAGAGCCAAAATTTTGAAATGTTCTAATTTCACCACCCCAGCCTGCAGTCACAATCGCCAATCCCCAGGCTGACATACTTTGGGCTGTCGTGCCTGCACTGCAAAAATCACCATTGCATTGAGGGCTCTGTTTATTAGCTGTCATGAGCTCTTCAGGCCAAGTTGCAGAAGCCCTATCGCTAAACCGATTCAAGTTTGTATTGCGAAGGGTACTATGCTGGTGGGAATCAATGCAACGGCAAGCGAGTGAAGGTGAAAGCTGGGGTCTGTTGGTCCCTGCCATTGATGGTGCATTTGTTTGACATTCTCCATCGAGCTCATCCCGTTTGTTGGGGCAAGTTCTCACCATTTTCCTCGTACTGGTGTTTGGCCAAGGAGCAGCCACAGTCACGCCCTTGCTGTGGAAATATTCGTAAGATTGTGTCATGGTGGTAGCATCTTTGCTTTTGCTTATTCGGGAATCGTCGTATCTCCATACATAGACATGAGAGTCCTCACTAGCACAAATCACATGCTTTCCATTAGTAGTCAAGCAAGCTGATATCTGGCTGCTTGTGTTGCGAAACCCTGAAACAGAATAGCAACATCACTCCAAAAACAAGAATATGTATAACAATAGATCATTTACTTCCAAAATATTGCATGCTTTATGGCTATTGGAGTATCCACAAACTAAAAACAACTTGAGTCCAATTTTATGACAAAAAGACTTTCATGTTCGAGAATTGATGATTTAGCTTTCACCCCCTAAAAAAAAAGAGAGCAGAAAGGTGAAACTTGTCTCACAAGCGAGCACATTTCAT includes:
- the LOC135612528 gene encoding probable prolyl 4-hydroxylase 3 isoform X1; translated protein: MARGARHPRKLPGRRSSPFTLILAALLTASVVLLMLLALGIFSLPVNSDGPPKLDHRPHRSIREMRDGMGERGDQWTEVLSWEPRAFIYHNFLSKKECEYLIELAKPHMEKSTVVDTATGQSKDSRVRTSSGMFLRRGQDKIIRTIEKRIADYTFIPVENGEGLQVLHYEVGQKYEPHFDYFLDEFNTKNGGQRIATLLMYLSDVEEGGETVFPSAKVNSSSLPGYNELSDCAKKGISVKPKMGDALLFWSMRPDATLDPSSLHAGCPVINGNKWSSTKWMRIHEYRA
- the LOC135612528 gene encoding probable prolyl 4-hydroxylase 3 isoform X2, which gives rise to MARGARHPRKLPGRRSSPFTLILAALLTASVVLLMLLALGIFSLPVNSDGPPKLDHRPHRSIREMRDGMGERGDQWTEVLSWEPRAFIYHNFLSKKECEYLIELAKPHMEKSTVVDTATGQSKDSRVRTSSGMFLRRGQDKIIRTIEKRIADYTFIPVENGEGLQVLHYEVGQKYEPHFDYFLDEFNTKNGGQRIATLLMYLSDVEEGGETVFPSAKVNSSSLPGYNELSDCAKKGISVKPKMGDALLFWSMRPDATLDPSSLHDCSSCLQPS